The following nucleotide sequence is from Candidatus Thorarchaeota archaeon.
CGATAGCGCTAGTAGACAAGTACTCGGTAAAGGTCACTGATGTCGCGGATCCGGCCTCCACACTCTCAGGAGGCAATCAGCAAAAAGTAGTGGTCGCTCGCGAACTCAGTTCAGACCCGCGCATCGTTATTGCAGCACAACCAACAAGAGGGCTTGATGTCGGAGCCACCCAGTATATTCACAATGTGCTTCTTGCCCTGCGAGACTCGGGTGTAGCGGTTCTCCTAGTTTCAGCAGAACTTGATGAGATTCGTGCCCTATCGGATCGTATCGCTGTAATCTTTGACGGCCAGATAATAGCATCTCGTGATTCCACATCAGCGACAGCACAAGAACTTGGGCTTCTGATGGCAGGTCATTCAGTAGAGGAGGCTACCACATGAGCGACGATACCGAACAGAGACCCACTCAGGAAAAAGAGAGTCATGCCGAACCAAACATGATAGAACGGATAATAGTCAAGCTCACAACTAAACAGTTCAAAAAGGACATGCTATCGACGCTCATATCTATACTCTTGGCACTTGCTGTTGCGGCGATCTTGATGGTAGCTACTGGCTATGACCCGGCCAAGGCATTTGGCGCACTCTTCATCGGTGCGATCATGCAATTCGACCAAGTCCTCTATCAAGCAACCGCTCTCACTCTCGCCGGACTCTCTGTCGCTCTTGCGTTCAAGTGTGGTCTGTTCAACATCGGTGCCGAGGGCCAGATCTACATTGGGTCAATTGTTGCAACTGCTGTAGGGTACATAATCGCACTGCCAATTGTCGTTCATCAACTGGCGTGCTTGCTCATCGGCGTGCTGGCTGGGACTCTATACGGGCTGTTGCCGGGGATCTTGAAGGCATATCGTGGAGCGCATGAGGTAGTCACAACCATGATGCTCAGCTATGTGGCAGTCCTGCTCACACAATGGTTCGTGTCACAAGGACCTATGCATAATCCCGGTGACTGGCGCAGCGTGTCGCCATTCATTCTACCAACAGCAGAGCTCCCGAAGATCTTAGGTTCTTCCTTTCTTAACGTGGGATTCCTTCTCGCAATATTGGCAGTGGTCGGCGTTGATTTCTTCATCAATAGAACTGTCATGGGTTATGAGATGAGAGCGGTTGGACAAAATGAGGAGGCTGCTAAGACCGCAGGAATCAACTCTAAACGAAACATGGCCCTTGCCCTCGCATTCAGCGGCGGTCTCGCAGGCCTAGCCGGGGCTGAAGAGATCATGGGTTACTACCATCGGTTCTATGATGGATGGTCGGCGGGTCGTGGCTTTGATGGCATCACAGTTGCAGTCCTCGGAAGAAACAATCCGTGGGGCGTCTTTGCGAGCGCCATATTCTTTGGACTCCTAAAGGCAGGGGGCGGAAATATGCAGACCTTCGCAGGAGTGCCAAGTGAGATGGTGAATGTGATCCAAGGCCTCGTAGTACTCTTTGTCGCAGCCCCAAAACTTGTTGACTGGCTCGCCGAACATGGATCAAGAAATGCAATCCGACTCAAAGAGTCCCCACGTGAGGGCATCCCGGCTATTGCGGGAATCGGGTATGGCGTTATGACAGTCATAGTCGCTGTGGCCTTTGTTGGGTCCACAGGTACAAACAGCCTGACACTGCTGATTCTAATAGTGACGATGTTAGCGGGATTATTTACAACTGTATATCTCTACAAAGGCGATGAGTTCGGAATATGGTCACTGATCATCACTTCCATTGTCTGGTTGGCGGTTGCCGTCTCATATCTTGGTGCATTCCAGGGAGCGTTGGGCACAACAACTGCGCTCATAGGCGGCGTGGGAGTACTTCTCTTCATATGGCTGCTCAAACTAACAGAGAGAGAACTGAATACGGGGGTTGAAGAAGAATGATGCAGGCAGGAGATATCTTCACACTTGTAATGATCGGTTGGCTGATCAAGACGACACTCCAGATGGCGACACCACTCGTATTGACTGCGCTGGGCGGTATGTTCAGTGAGAGAACGGGAGTTGTCAATATCGGCTTGGAAGGTATGATGCTCATAGGGGCATTCTCAGCAGTCGCAGCGACGTACTTCACATCGGACCCATGGATTGGAGTTCTTGTCGGAGTGATTGCAGGCGGTATGCTCGCCGCAATTCATGCAATAATCTGTGTGAAATTAAAAGGCGATCACATTGTAAGTGGGACCGGAGTCATTCTCTTTGCTGGAGGGTTTACCACACTCATGCTTGATGTGATCTGGGGGGCGAAAGGGATCTCTGATGAGGTCTCCAAACTCCCGCAGGTGGTCATCCCCGGAATCCAAGATGTACCACTCATTGGAACCATCTTCGGTTCTCTGTCACCGATCGTATACTTCATGTTCATTGCAACGATCCTATCATGGTACGTCTTGTATCGAACACCACTTGGTCTTAGAATCAGGGCGGCCGGAGAAGACCCGAGTACTCTTGATGCCGCAGGAGTCAATGTCGAGATCATCAGAATTGTGGGCGTGATACTCAGCGGTTGTCTAGCCGGGCTCGGTGGGGCCTACCTTTCAATCGGCTTTGGCTCAAGGTTTGGAAAGATGATGACTGCTGGAAGAGGCTTCATCGCTCTTGCCGCGTTGATCTTCGGAAATTGGTCTCCAAAGGGCAGCTTCCTTGCCGGCACATTCTTCGGATTCCTCGAAGGGCTCCAGATGTACATCGCTCTCAGTTTTCCTGATCTCCTACCATTCAGCAACTTCGTGCGGATGATCCCTTACATTCTGGTCGTGATAGCACTGGCTGGAATCAGGCGTTCAGTCCCACCAAAGGGTATTGCAATACCGTACGAGAAAGAAAGACAAGGATGATTATGCGCAGGTACGAATCCTGCGCTATCTATCCAGAATACCATGAGAAGATTAGGTCGCTGATTGACGACGTTTTGCTCGATGGGAAATTATGGCCGCAGAGATGAAGCCCACAATCACACTAAACCAGAGTGTCACAAAGCGTATGAGAATCGTTGCAGCTCCAGCAATTGAGGCTGTGAGACCCAACATTATTGTCATGACATAGATCGCAAAGGGCTCGTACCCACCGAGTCCACCGGGCAAAAACACGAGCAATGCACCGACAGTAGAAGCACCTGCATGGATAAAGGTGGCCTGAGCAAGAAGCATCAATGACGCAGGAGTCAGACTTGGGAGACCCGCCCCGGTGAAGAGGCTGAGAAGAAGCCACATCTCAAGACACTCCATGAACCAGCCGGGAACACTGATAG
It contains:
- a CDS encoding ABC transporter permease, with translation MMQAGDIFTLVMIGWLIKTTLQMATPLVLTALGGMFSERTGVVNIGLEGMMLIGAFSAVAATYFTSDPWIGVLVGVIAGGMLAAIHAIICVKLKGDHIVSGTGVILFAGGFTTLMLDVIWGAKGISDEVSKLPQVVIPGIQDVPLIGTIFGSLSPIVYFMFIATILSWYVLYRTPLGLRIRAAGEDPSTLDAAGVNVEIIRIVGVILSGCLAGLGGAYLSIGFGSRFGKMMTAGRGFIALAALIFGNWSPKGSFLAGTFFGFLEGLQMYIALSFPDLLPFSNFVRMIPYILVVIALAGIRRSVPPKGIAIPYEKERQG
- a CDS encoding ABC transporter permease, which codes for MSDDTEQRPTQEKESHAEPNMIERIIVKLTTKQFKKDMLSTLISILLALAVAAILMVATGYDPAKAFGALFIGAIMQFDQVLYQATALTLAGLSVALAFKCGLFNIGAEGQIYIGSIVATAVGYIIALPIVVHQLACLLIGVLAGTLYGLLPGILKAYRGAHEVVTTMMLSYVAVLLTQWFVSQGPMHNPGDWRSVSPFILPTAELPKILGSSFLNVGFLLAILAVVGVDFFINRTVMGYEMRAVGQNEEAAKTAGINSKRNMALALAFSGGLAGLAGAEEIMGYYHRFYDGWSAGRGFDGITVAVLGRNNPWGVFASAIFFGLLKAGGGNMQTFAGVPSEMVNVIQGLVVLFVAAPKLVDWLAEHGSRNAIRLKESPREGIPAIAGIGYGVMTVIVAVAFVGSTGTNSLTLLILIVTMLAGLFTTVYLYKGDEFGIWSLIITSIVWLAVAVSYLGAFQGALGTTTALIGGVGVLLFIWLLKLTERELNTGVEEE